Proteins from a genomic interval of bacterium:
- the queC gene encoding 7-cyano-7-deazaguanine synthase QueC, whose translation MKKAIVLSSGGIDSTTSMAIAKAENYELYSLTLDYGQRHKIEIKSAKKVASSFYVKEHKIIVVDLTKIGDSALTANIDIPTDSRPMEIPVTYVPARNTIFLSIALAWAEVVGANDIFIGANAVDYSGYPDCRPEYLKAFENLANLGTKAGIKGKQIKIHAPLLRMSKAEIIKKGVELGIDYSITWSCYNPRTGSKACGKCDSCKFRLKGFRETGYEDPIQYST comes from the coding sequence ATGAAAAAGGCTATAGTTCTCAGTAGCGGAGGGATTGATTCAACAACTTCAATGGCTATTGCTAAAGCAGAAAACTACGAGTTGTACTCATTAACTCTTGATTATGGACAGCGTCACAAGATTGAGATTAAAAGCGCGAAAAAAGTTGCTAGTTCTTTTTATGTTAAGGAACACAAAATTATAGTGGTAGATCTAACCAAAATTGGAGACTCTGCACTAACAGCTAATATAGATATCCCAACAGATAGCAGACCAATGGAAATACCTGTTACGTATGTTCCAGCGAGAAATACTATATTCCTTTCTATTGCATTGGCCTGGGCAGAGGTTGTTGGAGCAAACGATATATTTATCGGAGCAAACGCAGTCGACTATAGTGGCTATCCGGATTGCAGGCCTGAGTATTTAAAAGCATTTGAAAACCTAGCAAATCTCGGGACTAAAGCCGGTATTAAAGGAAAGCAAATAAAGATTCATGCGCCTTTACTCAGAATGTCTAAAGCAGAAATTATAAAAAAAGGCGTTGAATTAGGAATTGATTATTCCATAACATGGAGCTGTTATAATCCACGTACTGGCAGTAAAGCGTGCGGAAAATGCGACAGCTGTAAATTTAGATTAAAGGGATTCAGGGAGACTGGTTATGAAGATCCTATACAATATTCCACATAG
- the queF gene encoding preQ(1) synthase → MPKERIDNLTILGKSKIKYPASPDKAKLETFENKYSNRNYWISFDCPEFTSICPVTSQPDFGIITIRYMPDKKCIESKSLKLYLFSFRNFAAFHEEAVNRILDDIIKACNPKKALVTGEFCPRGGISINVEASYPEESSD, encoded by the coding sequence ATGCCTAAAGAACGCATAGATAATTTAACAATACTTGGTAAAAGCAAAATTAAATATCCTGCTTCTCCTGATAAAGCCAAACTGGAAACATTTGAAAACAAATATTCCAACAGAAATTATTGGATTAGCTTTGACTGTCCTGAGTTTACATCAATATGTCCTGTTACCAGCCAGCCGGATTTTGGCATAATAACAATCCGTTATATGCCCGATAAAAAGTGCATAGAAAGTAAGTCTTTGAAACTATATTTATTCTCTTTTAGAAACTTTGCTGCATTTCACGAAGAGGCCGTTAACAGAATCCTTGATGATATTATAAAGGCATGTAATCCAAAAAAAGCCTTAGTTACTGGAGAATTCTGTCCTCGTGGAGGAATAAGCATCAATGTAGAAGCAAGCTACCCTGAAGAATCAAGCGACTAG
- a CDS encoding site-specific DNA-methyltransferase translates to MQDLMTIKDASIWASKHISKDVTPSNISYLIQYGRISKNGDNGSAFVNRYDLEKYYNSHLGTKEDRWKKQLGDDLNWNLSFSEYKESETTKHVHRLHPYKGKFIPQLVEYFLDQHTDKFKNEVFFNPIDIILDPFCGSGTTLVQANELGLNSVGIDISAFNAFISNVKVGKYDIDDIRNTANEITQNLKIFLQEKNNVKFEDELLSELRIFNNKFFPSPEFKHKVRQKAIDEKFYGKQKSEKFSEIYYKLIGKYNISLKQRRNDLFLDKWFLKVVRDEINFVFQQIKPIKNLETKKLLALVLSRTIRSCRATTHSDLGTLKEPVTSTYYCKKHGKICKPLFSILSWWQSYVQDTIKRINQFDKLRTKTFQNCLTGDSRTINVFDELEKKYPAFGKLAKENKIAGIFSSPPYVGLIDYHEQHAYSYDLFGFERKDELEIGPLCKGQGLEARKSYIKGISDVLNNCKQFLKQGYDVFLVANDKYGLYSQIAELSNMKIVNEYKRPVLNRVEKDRSAYAEIIFHMKEK, encoded by the coding sequence ATGCAAGATTTGATGACAATTAAAGATGCAAGCATATGGGCATCCAAACATATAAGCAAGGATGTTACTCCATCAAATATATCTTATCTAATTCAATACGGCAGAATTTCTAAAAATGGAGATAATGGAAGTGCTTTTGTTAATAGGTATGATTTAGAAAAATATTACAATTCACATCTTGGAACCAAAGAAGATAGATGGAAAAAACAACTTGGAGATGATTTAAATTGGAATTTATCTTTTTCTGAATACAAAGAGTCAGAAACAACTAAACATGTTCATAGACTGCATCCATACAAAGGTAAATTCATTCCACAACTGGTGGAATATTTTTTAGATCAGCATACAGATAAATTTAAAAACGAAGTTTTTTTTAATCCGATTGATATTATTTTAGATCCTTTTTGCGGTAGTGGAACAACTCTTGTCCAAGCAAATGAATTAGGTTTAAATTCTGTTGGAATCGATATTTCCGCTTTTAACGCCTTTATAAGCAATGTCAAAGTTGGAAAATACGATATTGATGATATTAGAAATACAGCAAATGAAATCACACAAAATCTTAAGATATTTTTACAAGAGAAAAATAATGTTAAATTTGAAGACGAATTATTGAGTGAACTTAGAATATTTAATAATAAATTTTTCCCGTCCCCTGAATTTAAGCACAAGGTAAGGCAAAAAGCGATTGACGAAAAATTTTATGGAAAGCAAAAATCTGAGAAATTTTCAGAAATCTACTATAAGCTTATTGGAAAATATAATATTTCACTTAAGCAGAGGCGTAATGATTTGTTTCTTGATAAATGGTTTTTAAAGGTTGTGAGAGATGAAATCAATTTTGTTTTTCAACAAATAAAGCCAATTAAAAACCTAGAAACAAAGAAGCTTCTTGCTCTTGTTTTAAGTCGCACAATTCGATCCTGCAGAGCAACCACGCATTCAGATTTAGGTACTTTAAAAGAACCCGTGACGTCCACCTATTATTGCAAAAAACATGGAAAGATATGCAAACCATTATTTTCTATTTTAAGTTGGTGGCAAAGTTACGTTCAAGATACTATCAAAAGAATTAATCAATTTGACAAACTACGTACTAAAACTTTTCAAAACTGTTTAACAGGAGACAGTAGAACAATAAATGTTTTTGATGAATTAGAAAAAAAATATCCTGCATTTGGAAAATTAGCTAAAGAAAACAAAATAGCTGGAATATTTTCCAGTCCTCCCTATGTAGGGTTAATAGATTATCATGAACAACATGCGTATTCGTACGATTTATTTGGGTTTGAAAGAAAAGATGAATTAGAAATAGGTCCTTTATGCAAAGGACAAGGGTTAGAAGCGCGAAAATCTTATATCAAAGGTATTTCTGATGTTTTGAATAACTGTAAGCAATTTTTGAAACAAGGTTATGATGTGTTTTTGGTAGCAAATGATAAGTATGGTCTTTATTCACAAATTGCTGAACTATCTAACATGAAAATTGTAAATGAGTATAAAAGACCTGTTTTGAATCGTGTCGAAAAAGATAGGTCTGCTTATGCTGAAATAATATTTCATATGAAGGAAAAGTAA
- a CDS encoding TdeIII family type II restriction endonuclease → MALSNNQKQRIEELLSKKIENKLKSYGRETTSMPFLARLIQDNEKIAAYSFIHSMATTLGMSIYEEVSVIIASETSEEVFRNYGVGGAISKEQKTVIANIIAKLRNGDRKAKIEEEIKEVLKAAAINGEFQKSGNIADFYMKRNGQEYYFEIKTVKPNIDVFEKSKTKLLEWVARKRMPIKVYLAFPYNPYHPKPYHRFTEVGMMDSQNDFLVGDEYWDFIGGKDTFPELLKTFDIVGKNFKEQLNKKFKQIAKEKLDSY, encoded by the coding sequence ATGGCATTATCAAACAATCAAAAGCAAAGAATAGAAGAACTATTATCAAAGAAGATAGAAAATAAATTAAAATCTTATGGCAGAGAAACTACATCAATGCCATTTTTAGCCAGACTTATTCAAGATAATGAAAAAATTGCAGCATACTCATTTATACACTCTATGGCTACAACGCTTGGTATGAGCATTTATGAAGAAGTTTCAGTTATAATTGCGTCTGAAACATCAGAGGAAGTTTTTAGAAATTATGGAGTTGGAGGAGCTATCTCAAAAGAACAAAAAACAGTTATTGCCAATATCATTGCAAAACTTAGAAATGGCGACAGAAAAGCAAAAATAGAAGAAGAAATAAAGGAAGTTTTAAAAGCAGCAGCAATAAACGGCGAGTTTCAAAAATCAGGAAACATTGCAGATTTCTATATGAAACGCAACGGACAAGAATACTATTTTGAGATCAAAACAGTAAAGCCAAATATTGATGTGTTTGAAAAAAGCAAAACAAAATTATTAGAATGGGTTGCCAGAAAAAGAATGCCTATCAAGGTATACCTTGCATTTCCTTATAATCCATATCATCCAAAACCATATCATCGTTTTACAGAAGTTGGAATGATGGATTCACAAAATGATTTTTTAGTTGGCGATGAATATTGGGATTTTATTGGTGGGAAAGACACCTTTCCTGAATTATTAAAAACATTTGATATAGTAGGAAAGAATTTCAAGGAACAATTGAATAAGAAATTCAAACAAATAGCAAAAGAAAAGTTGGATTCCTATTAA
- a CDS encoding endonuclease/exonuclease/phosphatase family protein, with translation MKKTIALVLLILFCCITSIEARTFKVASYNVENLFDLNKDGTEYTEYIPNTGYGWTKDIVDIKITNIAEVIKDLRADVITLQEVESKKSLILLRNRLKDFGLDYPYFEIANSKSTTVKCAVLSKFPIIEKEEIQIDNKFARNIFKVTLNIDGSSLILFINHWKSKRGPESLRIDYAKKLKEDIDGLKDNVDFILIGDFNSNYNEYKTFRDSSRLNDTAGITGINHILRTIKDSEMVNEQILATQTFNEHLYNLWLEIKKTRRWSYNFFGEKGGPDNIIISKGLYDDKGISYSDNSFDKFDPDYLFKGNAIYRWQRAKSGRGKHLGEGYSDHLPIFAYFSTEPFRFKKHDTFPDDIAPLKLQKRAISDLYTSKIGNVNYRLEHCIVIYKYGNDVVIKQKNGRAIFIYKAGNNLEHGSIYNLTVKMLYDYHGLREITEVGDIKEIGKAADFAPHLLSDPLADFSEPGLQSEVISEAEGIYKRGYFYYGNNRKIKLYFRDEKLRPKNNSKIVLKYVKIGCYKHPQIVIEKKAQIK, from the coding sequence ATGAAAAAGACAATCGCGTTAGTTTTGCTTATTTTATTTTGCTGTATAACGTCAATAGAAGCAAGAACCTTTAAGGTTGCAAGTTATAACGTTGAAAACCTTTTCGACCTTAATAAGGACGGGACCGAATACACCGAGTATATTCCGAACACCGGCTATGGCTGGACAAAAGATATCGTCGACATTAAAATCACAAATATCGCAGAAGTAATAAAGGATTTGAGAGCTGATGTTATCACATTACAGGAGGTCGAATCTAAAAAATCTCTTATCCTTTTACGTAATAGACTGAAAGACTTCGGGTTGGATTATCCTTATTTTGAGATTGCAAATTCCAAGAGCACGACCGTGAAATGCGCTGTTCTATCCAAGTTTCCAATTATAGAGAAAGAAGAAATACAGATTGATAATAAATTTGCCAGAAATATTTTTAAAGTAACTCTTAATATTGATGGGAGTAGTCTCATCCTGTTTATTAATCACTGGAAATCGAAACGAGGTCCTGAAAGCTTGAGGATAGATTATGCTAAAAAGCTCAAGGAAGATATTGACGGACTAAAAGATAATGTTGACTTCATACTGATAGGTGATTTTAATTCAAACTATAACGAATACAAAACCTTCAGAGATTCCAGCAGGCTGAACGACACTGCAGGCATTACAGGAATCAATCATATTCTCAGGACTATCAAAGATTCTGAAATGGTAAATGAACAGATTTTAGCAACACAGACCTTTAATGAGCATCTGTATAATTTATGGCTTGAAATTAAAAAAACTAGACGTTGGTCTTACAATTTTTTCGGAGAGAAGGGCGGTCCTGATAATATTATCATATCCAAAGGACTTTATGATGATAAAGGAATTTCCTATAGCGATAATTCGTTTGACAAATTCGATCCTGACTATCTGTTCAAGGGAAACGCCATCTACCGCTGGCAAAGGGCAAAAAGTGGCAGGGGTAAGCATCTGGGTGAAGGATACTCGGATCACTTACCGATTTTTGCGTATTTTTCCACTGAACCTTTTCGTTTTAAAAAGCATGACACCTTTCCAGATGATATCGCTCCTTTAAAGTTGCAAAAAAGGGCTATCTCTGACCTTTACACTTCAAAAATTGGAAATGTCAACTACCGTCTTGAACATTGCATCGTTATCTATAAGTATGGGAATGATGTTGTCATCAAACAAAAAAATGGCCGAGCAATCTTTATATACAAAGCAGGGAATAACCTGGAGCATGGTAGTATTTATAATCTTACTGTAAAAATGCTGTATGACTATCATGGGCTTCGTGAAATCACAGAGGTTGGTGATATTAAAGAAATTGGGAAAGCAGCTGATTTTGCTCCTCATTTGTTGAGTGATCCTTTGGCTGATTTCTCTGAACCGGGTCTTCAAAGCGAAGTCATATCAGAAGCTGAAGGTATTTATAAACGAGGATATTTTTATTATGGCAATAACAGGAAAATTAAATTGTACTTCAGGGATGAAAAGTTAAGGCCGAAAAACAATTCAAAAATTGTACTGAAATATGTAAAAATAGGATGCTATAAACACCCTCAAATTGTCATAGAAAAAAAGGCGCAAATTAAGTGA
- a CDS encoding 2-oxo acid dehydrogenase subunit E2: MKEIIMPKLGQTVEESTVGKWLKKEGDKVEKGDVLLEITTDKATLEVESFANGVLRKIVHKEGDIVPVLTVIGYIAGSMDEEIPEKPREQLQEEKKEEEAFVEEPVQEVQDKSIIEEVRIKISPLAKRLAKEKGIDVTKVNGTGPDGRIVKEDILAFGGAEKITAKTIPLSGIRKVIAKRLQESKQTIPHFYLSTEIDMTECVKARAEKSPKPAFNDIIIKASALAISENPEINSSFKGDSIEIVGDINIGLAVAVDDGLVVPVIRNANKLAISDISKKRDELVKKARGGKLLPSDYEGGTFTISNLGMFEIDNFSAIINPPQSAILAVGRIKQKPVIIDGNIGIRSMMQVTASFDHRCIDGVLGAKFLQKVKEHLENPKDIM; encoded by the coding sequence ATTAAAGAAATTATAATGCCGAAACTCGGCCAAACCGTTGAAGAATCAACAGTTGGTAAATGGCTTAAAAAGGAAGGAGACAAAGTAGAAAAAGGAGATGTGCTTCTTGAGATTACAACTGATAAAGCAACTCTTGAAGTAGAATCATTTGCGAATGGAGTGCTTAGAAAGATTGTTCACAAAGAGGGAGATATTGTGCCAGTTCTAACAGTTATTGGATACATTGCTGGTAGTATGGATGAGGAGATTCCTGAGAAACCACGGGAACAATTACAAGAAGAAAAAAAAGAGGAAGAGGCATTTGTTGAGGAACCTGTTCAAGAAGTTCAGGATAAATCCATCATAGAAGAAGTCAGAATAAAGATTTCTCCATTAGCAAAAAGACTGGCAAAAGAAAAAGGGATTGATGTAACAAAGGTTAACGGAACCGGACCTGATGGAAGGATTGTCAAAGAAGACATACTTGCTTTTGGAGGGGCAGAAAAAATTACTGCAAAGACAATCCCATTAAGCGGGATAAGAAAGGTTATTGCGAAAAGACTCCAGGAAAGTAAGCAGACGATTCCTCACTTTTATCTTTCAACAGAGATAGATATGACGGAATGCGTAAAAGCCAGAGCCGAAAAATCACCAAAGCCTGCGTTTAATGATATTATTATAAAAGCTTCAGCTCTTGCAATATCTGAAAATCCAGAAATAAATTCTTCTTTTAAGGGTGACTCAATTGAGATTGTTGGAGATATAAATATTGGACTTGCGGTAGCTGTGGATGATGGTCTGGTTGTTCCTGTTATACGAAACGCAAATAAGCTGGCAATATCCGATATTTCTAAGAAGCGTGACGAGCTTGTAAAAAAAGCAAGAGGAGGAAAACTCCTGCCATCCGATTATGAAGGAGGAACATTCACAATCAGTAATCTGGGAATGTTTGAAATAGACAATTTTTCAGCAATCATAAATCCGCCTCAGAGTGCGATTTTAGCTGTTGGCAGAATAAAACAAAAACCAGTTATTATTGATGGGAATATTGGCATTCGGTCAATGATGCAGGTCACAGCTTCCTTTGATCATAGGTGCATAGACGGCGTGCTTGGAGCAAAATTCCTGCAAAAGGTTAAGGAGCATCTAGAGAATCCAAAAGATATTATGTGA